One window of Bacillus sp. THAF10 genomic DNA carries:
- a CDS encoding PRC-barrel domain-containing protein: protein MRTFSRVKGMLIYDIASGNKIGRILDFCIEEPGQLKGLIMDGKGIFHRQKLLPFEYIQSFGEDGVMVDKHLLTPISKEKGQVYFHHYHGIKGKSFMTGEGQNLGLLEDVYFDEETGTIVGYEVTDGFFADFVEGKKIIRNPSDLIIGKDTVVVSVIT from the coding sequence TTGAGAACATTTTCTCGTGTGAAGGGGATGCTAATTTACGATATAGCATCTGGAAACAAAATTGGCCGTATCTTAGACTTTTGCATTGAAGAACCAGGACAGCTTAAAGGATTGATTATGGACGGTAAAGGTATTTTTCACCGGCAAAAACTTCTTCCGTTTGAATATATTCAATCCTTCGGTGAGGATGGAGTAATGGTGGACAAACACCTATTAACTCCCATATCAAAGGAAAAAGGGCAGGTTTATTTTCATCATTACCATGGCATTAAAGGCAAGTCTTTTATGACTGGTGAAGGACAAAATCTTGGACTTTTAGAGGATGTATATTTCGATGAGGAAACGGGCACAATCGTAGGATATGAGGTAACGGACGGTTTTTTTGCTGATTTTGTGGAAGGAAAGAAGATAATAAGAAATCCTTCCGACTTAATTATTGGAAAAGATACCGTCGTCGTTTCTGTAATAACCTGA
- a CDS encoding YrzQ family protein: MNRAMTSLVMMGLGAAATRLSRNNNVQNFLGDMMSKRNMKRMRKKAKRWFS; the protein is encoded by the coding sequence ATGAACAGAGCAATGACTTCCTTGGTAATGATGGGCTTGGGAGCTGCCGCCACCAGGCTAAGCCGCAATAACAATGTACAGAACTTCCTAGGTGACATGATGTCTAAACGAAATATGAAAAGAATGAGAAAAAAAGCCAAGCGCTGGTTTTCTTAA